Proteins encoded in a region of the Anopheles ziemanni chromosome 2, idAnoZiCoDA_A2_x.2, whole genome shotgun sequence genome:
- the LOC131288534 gene encoding transmembrane 7 superfamily member 3-like, which produces MTSCLSKGLFFLLYTIVFVSCGVFSFASQNGTEDIHSSTGAPTLEMVREVIELAVPVHKKMNDINDYREIILPPYSNTRIALSNYSRNAGENVGYALVQLHAFEFNVTLSYNSTIVDGGHLTGQNIGLLLYGDGDLYALNLNPKQPVWVALVLMLYNQSAPVPGGCNLEFPVEVSPILNVTLTSEVIIVDTPAASVAHQFRNGPNGCGKARLQYESYYIQMPAHDFSQRSYFGAIRSLISYANANSSGRQNSLHAPLQINRHEYGRLNGRGMVFVTAVIDPVHRGFSLYVPAHTYSCQPFINEAECYGLNIPLRVFAVILTIFAVVEIVVGWIPSVVKCPICMACMSVLLSIEYLDWLGKPLPPQTIITCLVAMAIVGLLFGVLFSFLAPITGRVICSFLTGYLILQTMFGLIDGNFYNMPNISLYIVLGATLIGLALSIMLPIVLITRSVILGAICMFYTINTIFGAQLDYPLRHSVRRLYVENYRYVHADPSLDGNDAVALATFVFTMVVCLFLRSRYQSDEVQGDYSRIEIPCHGLARRRHDDDEDRIERSTVIAADDTAAYQRFVNEQTVITRWTSGDDDVFESPQTNSRFFRVLRRTARS; this is translated from the exons atgacTAGTTGCTTGTCCAAGggacttttctttttgctatATACTATCGTGTTTGTTTCGTGTGGAGTCTTTAGTTTCGCTTCGCAGAATGGGACTGAGGATATTCACTCGTCGACAGGCGCTCCAACTTTGGAAATGG TCCGTGAGGTCATTGAGTTGGCAGTACCGGTGCATAAGAAGATGAACGATATCAATGACTACCGGGAAATTATACTACCACCTTATTCGAATACACGCATCGCATTGTCGAACTATTCCCGAAACGCTGGTGAAAACGTCGGCTATGCGCTGGTGCAATTGCATGCATTCGAGTTCAATGTCACACTTAGCTACAACAGCACTATCGTGGATGGTGGACATCTTACGGGCCAAAATATTGGTCTGTTGCTGTACGGTGATGGCGATCTGTACGCACTGAATCTTAATCCCAAGCAGCCGGTGTGGGTTGCGCTCGTACTGATGCTGTACAACCAATCCGCCCCGGTGCCGGGAGGATGCAACTTGGAGTTTCCGGTCGAAGTGTCTCCCATCCTGAATGTAACGCTCACCTCGGAAGTCATTATCGTCGACACGCCGGCGGCATCGGTTGCTCACCAGTTCCGTAACGGCCCGAATGGTTGCGGTAAGGCACGGTTGCAGTACGAATCGTACTACATCCAAATGCCGGCGCACGACTTTTCGCAGCGGTCGTACTTCGGCGCCATACGTTCGCTCATCAGCTACGCAAATGCCAATTCTTCCGGACGGCAGAACTCGCTACACGCCCCGTTACAAATCAACCGGCACGAGTATGGGCGCTTGAACGGACGTGGGATGGTGTTTGTAACGGCCGTTATTGACCCGGTGCATCGGGGCTTTTCGCTGTACGTTCCGGCACACACCTACTCCTGCCAGCCATTCATCAATGAGGCGGAATGCTATGGTCTTAATATTCCACTTCGCGTTTTTGCGGTCATCTTGACTATTTTCGCTGTCGTGGAGATTGTCGTCGGTTGGATTCCGTCGGTTGTCAAGTGTCCCATATGCATGGCATGTATGAGTGTCCTGTTGTCGATTGAATACTTAGATTGGCTCGGAAAACCACTCCCTCCTCAAACAATCATCACGTGCCTGGTAGCAATGGCAATTGTTGGATTGTTGTTCGGGgtgttgttttcattcctTGCACCAATTACGGGGAGGGTTATATGCTCGTTCTTGACTGGCTACCTTATCTTACAAACAATGTTCGGGCTGATTG ATGGAAACTTCTATAACATGCCAAACATTTCCCTGTATATCGTACTGGGAGCAACACTGATCGGGCTCGCCCTTAGCATCATGCTACCGATCGTCCTCATCACGCGCTCAGTCATACTGGGTGCGATCTGCATGTTCTACACCATTAACACGATCTTCGGTGCCCAGCTGGACTACCCACTGCGCCACTCGGTACGTCGACTGTACGTGGAAAACTATCGGTACGTTCACGCCGATCCATCGCTGGACGGGAATGACGCCGTGGCGCTGGCGACTTTCGTCTTCACCATGGTGGTTTGCCTGTTTCTGCGCTCACGCTACCAATCGGATGAGGTACAGGGTGACTACTCGCGCATCGAAATTCCCTGCCACGGTTTGGCCAGGCGGCGCCACGATGATGACGAGGATCGGATCGAACGGAGCACGGTCATTGCGGCAGACGATACGGCGGCCTACCAGCGATTCGTGAACGAGCAAACGGTCATTACGCGGTGGACCAGCGGCGACGATGATGTGTTCGAGTCGCCGCAAACAAACTCCCGGTTCTTCCGAGTCTTGCGACGCACAGCAAGGTCATAA